Proteins from one Podospora pseudoanserina strain CBS 124.78 chromosome 1, whole genome shotgun sequence genomic window:
- a CDS encoding hypothetical protein (COG:S; EggNog:ENOG503P33N) — protein MKVSTFLSALLVADATVHGLVSPPIGEIAQHEPVRHSERDTHSHDDSELWKRRGGGGGGGRGGGGGGGSSGTSGSGSTGGGGGSSGTSGSGSTGGGGSSGTRGSPGFNSGGRTSTGTGPAPAYGGGRYYGGGAAVPYRAGGRSPTRGVAPLFFGAAFLAFWPGLWLTSAYLYRRPEGYTFYNITTDRRETKPVICACAEDSVCGCDDNDDEQYMKDLIGNGSYAALDKSVIDVANVNGTSTILINGTLPDGTTAPGGTDAPGSAGGLRALLENAGWWPVVATVAAVVFTA, from the exons ATGAAGGTTTCCACGTTTTTGTCGGCGCTCCTCGTCGCCGACGCGACAGTACACGGTCTTGTGTCACCACCAATTGGGGAGATTGCACAGCATGAGCCAGTACGACACAGCGAGCGCGACACGCATTCTCATGATGATAGCGAACTCTGGAAGCGgagaggcggaggcggtggaggtggtcgcggcggcggcggcggtggtggttcttCTGGTAcctcgggctcgggctctaccggcggcggtggcggttcTTCTGGTAcctcgggctcgggctctaccggcggcggcggcagttCTGG GACAAGAGGCTCTCCTGGCTTCAACTCGGGCGGCCGGACCTCAACCGGAACCGGCCCAGCACCCGCATATGGCGGTGGCAGATACTacggcggtggtgccgcAGTGCCTTATAGGGCTGGTGGACGTTCGCCCACCCGCGGCGTTgcccccctcttctttgGAGCTGCtttcctcgccttctggCCTGGCCTCTGGCTGACCAGCGCTTACTTGTACCGCCGTCCCGAGGGCTACACTTTctacaacatcaccaccgaccgAAGAGAGACCAAGCCTGTGATTTGCGCCTGCGCTGAGGACAGCGTCTGCGGCTGTGACGACAATGACGACGAGCAGTACATGAAGGACTTGATCGGCAACGGAAGCTACGCGGCCCTCGACAAGTCTGTGATTGACGTCGCCAATGTCAACGGAACCAGCACGATTCTGATCAACGGTACTCTTCCGGATGGTACCACTGCTCCCGGCGGCACCGACGCTCCTGGCTCTGCTGGTGGCCTGCGTGCTCTTTTGGAGAATGCTGGGTGGTGGCCAGTCGTTGCtactgttgctgctgttgtcttCACTGCTTAA
- the CFT1 gene encoding mRNA cleavage and polyadenylation factor subunit (COG:A; BUSCO:EOG092604KQ; EggNog:ENOG503NX0H) has protein sequence MQCYTELTPPTAVTHSLTLQLIPGQGTNLVVAKSSLLQIFRTKIVSTEIDASQQGSGARTRNAGRYESRLANDDDGLEASFLGGDSLAFKTDRTNNTKLVLVSEISLSGTITGLAKIKSQNLRSGGDALLVAFKDARLSLVEWDAERHDLSTVSIHYYEQDELQGSPWAPPLSNFTNFLAADPGSRCAALKFGGMNLAILPFKQADEDIDMDDDWDEDLDGPRPVKQEAAVVNGGSSIKETPYSPSFVLRLSNLDPSLLHPVHLAFLHEYREPTFGILASTVNASNSLGRKDHLAYMVFTLDLQQRASTTILSVPGLPQDLFRVQPLPAPVGGALLVGANELIHIDQSGKPNGVAVNPLTKQCTSFGLSDQSDLNLRLEECTIDVLSAEELLVILSDGRMALVTFRIDGRTVSGLDVKLLPLETGGSLIPGRVSTLSRIGKSVMFAGSEEGDSLVFGWTKKQSQSGRKKSRLQDVGLDIDVADEEDLDEDEDEDDLYAEEPTPKQQAVAAASNVKEGDLTFRIHDRLLSIAPIQSMTYGQPVDAPGSEEEQNSAGVRSELQLVCGVGRNKSSAMAIMNLAIPPKVIGRFEFPEARGFWTVCAKKPVPKSLQGDKGPGAIGNDYGTSGQYDKFMIVAKVDLDGYEKSDVYALTAAGFESLTGTEFDPAAGFTIEAGTMGKDNRIIQVLKSEVRCYDGDLGLSQIVPMMDEETGAEPRATSASIADPYLLIIRNDQSVFIASIHEDNELEEVEKEDKTLATTKWLTGCLYTDTNGVFGEELGDKKAKLPESILMFLLSASGALYIYRLPDLCKPVYVAEGLSYIPTGLSADYAARKGTAKETVSEILVADLGDTTAKFPYLILRHANDDLTMYEPYRYQLGGGLEFPKTLFFQKIPNSVLAKSPAEETDDEEVTHQAKCLALRRCNNIGGYSTVFLPGPSPSFIIKSSKSMPKVLPLQGAAVTAISSFHTEGCEHGFIYADSHNIARVSQLPKDWSFAETGLAVKKIPIGEDIVAVAYHPPSQSYVVACNTPEPFELPRDDDYHKEWAREVLPFKPTLERGTLKLIGPITWTVVDTIVMEPCENVLCVETLNLEVSEATNERKLLIGVGTAITKGEDLPTRGAVYVYDVADVIPEPGKPETGKKLKLIAKEDIPRGAVTALSEIGTQGLMLVAQGPKCMVRGLKEDGTLLPVAFMDMNCYVTSAKELPGTGLCLMADAFKGVWFTGYTEEPYKMMLFGKSNTRLEVLNADFLPNGKELSIVACDAEGHIHILQFDPEHPKSLQGHLLLHRTSFSTGAHHVTKSLLLPSTLSPDNKEDNEENGATSRPHILLLASPTGVLAALRPLSEAAYRRLSSLAAQLTNSLTHAAGLNPKGYRMPSATCPPAGVDAGIGRHIVDGTILARFSELGRAKRGEVAGRAGYTGPDEIRGELDGVLRWAGLDYF, from the exons ATGCAGTGCTACACAGAGCTAACGCCGCCGACGGCTGtcacccactccctcacACTCCAACTAATTCCAGGCCAGGGCACGAACCTCGTGGTCGCAAAGTCGTCTCTTCTCCAGATATTCAGAACAAAGATCGTATCGACCGAGATTGATGCTTCTCAGCAGGGCAGCGGTGCTAGGACACGAAACGCGGGCCGATACGAAAGCCGGTTAGCGAATGACGACGATGGGCTTGAGGCATCGTTTCTGGGAGGGGACAGTCTTGCGTTCAAGACGGATcgcaccaacaacacaaagCTGGTGCTCGTTTCAGAGATTTCACTGTCGGGAACCATCACGGGGCTAGCAAAGATAAAGTCGCAAAACCTGAGGTCAGGCGGTGATGCACTGCTCGTGGCCTTCAAAGACGCGAGGCTCAGTCTGGTAGAGTGGGACGCCGAACGCCATGATCTGTCGACCGTGTCTATCCACTATTACGAACAAGACGAGCTGCAGGGAAGCCCATGGGCGCCACCTCTATCCAACTTCACCAATTTTCTCGCGGCAGACCCGGGGAGTAGATGCGCGGCGCTCAAGTTTGGCGGCATGAATTTGGCCATCCTGCCCTTCAAGCAGGCGGATGAGGACATTGATATGGATGATGACTGGGACGAGGATCTGGATGGCCCTCGACCTGTCAAGCAAGAAGCCGCCGTTGTAAATGGAGGTAGCAGCATAAAAGAGACACCCTATTCACCATCATTTGTCCTCCGACTCTCCAATCTTGATCCAAGTCTCCTCCATCCTGTGCATCTGGCCTTCCTGCATGAGTACCGAGAGCCCACCTTTGGCATTCTCGCCTCGACTGTCAACGCCTCCAACTCCCTTGGCCGGAAAGATCACTTGGCATACATGGTCTTTACCCTAGATCTGCAGCAGCGGGCCTCGACAACCATCCTGTCAGTCCCTGGTCTCCCGCAGGATCTTTTCCGCGTTCAGCCTTTGCCAGCCCCCGTCGGCGGTGCTTTACTCGTGGGAGCGAATGAGCTGATCCACATCGACCAGTCGGGCAAGCCGAACGGTGTAGctgtcaaccccctcacaaaACAATGCACCTCCTTTGGCCTGTCTGACCAGTCCGACCTGAACCTTCGGCTCGAGGAATGTACCATCGACGTCTTGTCAGCCGAGGAGCTTCTTGTCATCCTGAGCGATGGCCGTATGGCGTTGGTTACCTTCAGGATAGACGGCCGTACAGTGTCTGGTCTTGACGTCAAACTGCTCCCTTTAGAAACAGGCGGTTCTCTCATCCCAGGCCGCGTATCCACACTCTCAAGGATAGGCAAGAGTGTCATGTTTGCCGGTAGCGAGGAGGGTGACTCTCTCGTTTTTGGCTGGACAAAGAAGCAGAGTCAATCAGGAAGAAAGAAGTCACGGCTTCAAGATGTAGGCCTGGACATCGATGtggcggatgaggaggaccttgacgaggacgaggacgaagatgaccTTTATGCCGAGGAACCAACACCCAAGCAACAGGCTGTCGCAGCTGCCAGCAATGTCAAGGAAGGTGACCTCACTTTTCGAATCCACGACCGGCTGCTGAGTATTGCGCCCATCCAGTCCATGACGTACGGTCAACCCGTGGATGCACccggcagcgaggaggagcagaacTCGGCCGGCGTTCGCAGTGAACTCCAATTGGTATGCGGCGTAGGAAGGAATAAGTCTTCCGCAATGGCGATCATGAATCTTGCCATCCCACCAAAGGTTATTGGACGCTTCGAGTTCCCTGAGGCGAGGGGATTCTGGACAGTGTGCGCAAAGAAGCCTGTGCCAAAGTCACTGCAAGGTGACAAGGGACCCGGCGCGATTGGAAATGACTACGGTACCTCGGGCCAGTATGACAAGTTCATGATTGTCGCTAAGGTCGACCTGGACGGCTACGAGAAATCTGATGTCTACGCCCTTACCGCGGCGGGCTTTGAAAGCCTCACTGGCACAGAATTTGACCCTGCTGCCGGCTTCACCATTGAAGCAGGCACTATGGGCAAAGACAACAGAATCATTCAGGTTCTCAAATCGGAAGTCCGCTGCTACGACGGAGATCTGGGTCTCAGTCAGATAGTGCCGATGATGGACGAAGAAACGGGAGCTGAGCCTAGAGCTACCAGTGCGAGCATTGCCGACCCGTACTTGCTCATCATCCGCAACGATCAGAGTGTTTTTATTGCTTCGATTCACGAAGATAACGAGTTGGAAGAAGTAGAAAAGGAGGACAAGACGTTGGCGACCACAAAATGGTTGACTGGATGCCTGTACACAGACACCAATGGTGTGTTTGGGGAAGAGTTGGGTGACAAGAAGGCTAAGCTGCCTGAGAGTATTCTCATGTTTCTTCTTAGCGCCAGTGGTGCTCTTTAT ATATACCGCCTCCCTGATCTGTGCAAGCCAGTATATGTAGCCGAAGGGCTCTCATACATTCCCACTGGGCTCTCGGCTGATTATGCCGCGCGAAAAGGCACAGCCAAGGAGACCGTGTCTGAAATACTGGTGGCTGATCTGGGTGATACTACCGCCAAGTTCCCGTATCTCATT CTCCGTCACGCGAATGATGATTTGACGATGTATGAGCCTTACCGATATCAACTTGGCGGTGGACTGGAATTTCCAAAGACTTTGTTCTTCCAAAAGATCCCCAACTCGGTGCTGGCGAAAAGCCCAGCAGAGGAAacggacgacgaggaggtcaCACACCAAGCGAAGTGCCTAGCGCTGCGGAGGTGCAATAACATCGGCGGGTATAGCACCGTCTTCCTCCCCGGGCCGTCCCCCAGTTTCATCATCAAATCATCCAAATCCATGCCCAAGGTACTGCCGCTACAAGGCGCAGCAGTCACAGCCATCAGCTCTTTTCACACTGAAGGATGCGAACACGGGTTCATATATGCCGATTCCCACAACATCGCAAGGGTATCGCAGCTCCCTAAGGACTGGAGTTTCGCCGAGACTGGGCTAGCGGTGAAGAAGATACCGATTGGTGAGGACATCGTCGCCGTGGCATACCACCCTCCATCGCAGAGCTATGTTGTAGCCTGCAATACTCCGGAGCCTTTTGAACTCCCAAGAGATGACGACTACCACAAGGAATGGGCCCGCGAAGTTCTGCCTTTCAAGCCGACACTGGAGAGGGGAACGCTGAAGCTCATCGGTCCCATTACATGGACTGTGGTTGACACCATCGTTATGGAACCCTGCGAGAATGTGCTCTGCGTGGAGACACTTAACCTGGAAGTTTCGGAAGCCACCAACGAGCGGAAACTTCTGATTGGTGTCGGTACCGCGATCACAAAGGGCGAGGATTTGCCTACCAGAGGGGCTGTTTATGTCTACGACGTGGCTGACGTTATCCCGGAGCCCGGGAAGCCAGAGACGGGCAAGAAGCTGAAGCTCATTGCGAAGGAAGATATTCCTCGCGGTGCCGTCACGGCGCTCTCTGAGATTGGTACTCAAGGTCTCATGCTTGTTGCTCAGGGGCCGAAGTGCATGGTACGTGGTCTCAAGGAAGATGGGACCTTGCTCCCGGTAGCATTCATGGACATGAACTGCTATGTCACCAGCGCAAAGGAGCTTCCTGGGACGGGGTTGTGCCTGATGGCTGATGCTTTCAAGGGGGTGTGGTTTACGGGGTACACCGAGGAGCCGTACAAGATGATGTTGTTTGGCAAGAGCAATACCCGACTGGAGGTATTGAATGCTGATTTCTTGCCGAACGGGAAGGAGTTGTCGATCGTGGCGTGTGATGCGGAGGGACACATTCATATTCTTCAGTTTGATCCAGAGC ACCCGAAATCTCTCCAGGGCCATCTGTTACTGCATAGGACGAGTTTCAGCACAGGCGCCCACCACGTCACCAAGTCGCTTCTCTTGCCCTCGACACTGTCACCAGACAACAAGGAAGATAACGAGGAAAATGGAGCCACATCACGTCCACACATTCTGCTTCTTGCTTCTCCGACTGGCGTGTTAGCAGCTCTCCGTCCACTGTCAGAGGCGGCATACCGGAGACTGTCGTCTCTGGCTGCTCAGTTGACGAATTCTTTGACCCACGCGGCAGGGCTGAATCCAAAGGGGTACAGAATGCCGTCTGCTACTTGTCCTCCTGCTGGAGTAGATGCTGGTATAGGGAGACACATTGTTGACGGCACTATCCTAGCTCGCTTCTCGGAGTTGGGAAGGGCAAAGAGGGGAGAGGTTGCTGGCAGGGCTGGGTATACTGGACCTGATGAGATCAGGGGAGAACTGGATGGTGTGCTCAGGTGGGCGGGGCTGGATTACTTTTAG
- a CDS encoding hypothetical protein (EggNog:ENOG503NUC5) has protein sequence MALEAPLRTSTGSIRSIYPSYAEMALSSGRESPALTSQYMASSSGPDSQALRPNSFTRPSSAHLMSPSSDIVGPSPVTSNGTETTEIEDEEVEETEEATGFGRNSLLMLKTNIPDHVRKSGSEEVVSVIHAPPNFQDWKSGDTTSRSSVSNSVSGASIASSGASPPPSEPSTVVTRHSLNQSPPMVNTRVRPVSFNLDAPTPQAQKLEDVYANESTKTRSSTASSLELIPEIIENDGDEEFEDADEFANPTRGQDTEVKALKAALEECWTLCNTLANLSSIHRKQVFHSSGTPDAHERAWKCCWKLCKRLYHSRDDVSESFGVRTNLDLCRDFCQSLFDVRQRTNETADSILRVSFELNNHLYSAQDSRTLPEAFRERTLDFYITLCHRLMKQRNDLAEETDSLLRACWALAEMLFSLRQNRRDGKAPDEELLGSAVQACWELCDIFREGWTQVRPDRGTPRPNQVNFFAANPTFGLQMSSHQSEVERSNAGSRASLRSKRESLRSLGELERPRARPVVPETPVTEFEDTPISPDASPQMPNILVLGTSDSRSDRGGRWSSNASNLSGYSQNTSSTATTATTIEDVNITRIKALVVKAALNIGFDRSAPGADAPSALQSFVNDLPQHSFGGLPNQVSLLQNYKNLVLADASFRSPATLPARGKRFNAVEVAKSVGWMMIRSGQYNFLRDLYRLVFGCQLEDADTRKNVSIVV, from the exons ATGGCTCTTGAAGCTCCCCTGAGGACATCAACGGGAAGCATCAGGTCGATATACCCTTCATACGCCGAAATGGCACTCTCCTCTGGACGAGAGTCCCCTGCGCTGACGTCCCAATATATGGC ctcctcgtccgGCCCTGACTCCCAAGCCCTTCGTCCAAATTCTTTTACGAGACCAAGCTCGGCGCATCTTATGAGCCCGAGCAGCGATATTGTTGGCCCTTCACCTGTGACTTCGAACGGAACCGAGACTACGGAAAttgaggacgaagaggtggaagagacTGAAGAAGCGACCGGGTTTGGGCGCAATTCG ttgttgatgctgaaaACGAACATTCCGGATCATGTACGAAAATCCGGAAGTGAAGAGGTCGTCTCGGTGATACACGCGCCCCCAAATTTTCAAGACTGG AAGTCCGGTGACACTACCTCGAGATCAAGTGTTTCGAACTCTGTGAGCGGTGCGAGTATAGCCAGTAGCGGTGCCAGTCCGCCGCCTAGCGAACCGTCAACTGTAGTA ACAAGGCATTCGCTGAACCAGTCGCCCCCTATGGTTAACACCAGAGTACGACCCGTGTCATTCAATCTTGATGCTCCGACACCTCAGGCCCAGAAATTGGAAGATGTCTACGCCAATGAATCTACAAAAACACGATCCAGCACTGCTAGCAGCCTTGAAT TGATACCCGAAATCATTGAGAATGACGGGGACGAGGAGTTTGAAGACGCGGACGAATTCGCCAATCCCACACGAGGCCAAGATACCGAAGTGAAAGCACTTAAAGCGGCCCTTGAAGAGTGCTGGACATTATGCAATACTCTCGCCAACCTCAGTTCGATTCACCGAAAGCAAGTCTTCCACAGCTCTGGCACTCCTGATGCCCACGAAAGGGCATGGAAATGCTGCTGGAAGCTCTGCAAACGATTATATCACAGCCGAGACGACGTCTCAGAGTCATTTGGAGTGCGGACCAATCTCGATCTATGTCGGGACTTTTGTCAGTCACTCTTTGATGTGAGGCAAAGGACCAATGAGACAGCGGACTCGATCCTGAGGGTCAGCTTTGAGCTCAACAATCA TTTATACAGCGCTCAGGACAGCCGAACGCTCCCTGAAGCCTTCCGGGAGCGAACACTGGATTTCTACATCACCCTGTGTCACCGACTGATGAAGCAACGCAACGACTTGGCCGAAGAAACCGACTCGTTGCTACGGGCATGCTGGGCGCTGGCTGAGATGCTCTTCAGCCTTCGGCAAAACCGAAGAGACGGAAAGGCCCCCGACGAAGAACTCCTTGGCTCAGCCGTCCAGGCTTGTTGGGAGCTGTGCGACATATTCCGTGAGGGCTGGACACAGGTTCGACCAGATCGTGGTACACCGAGACCAAACCAGGTCAACTTTTTCGCGGCCAACCCAACTTTTGGCCTGCAAATGAGCAGTCACCAATCTGAAGTCGAGCGCTCCAATGCCGGAAGCCGTGCCTCCCTACGCTCAAAACGGGAGAGTTTGCGGAGCCTGGGTGAACTTGAGCGACCTCGCGCACGACCCGTCGTACCCGAAACTCCAGTGACTGAATTTGAAGATACACCAATCTCACCCGACGCCAGCCCACAGATGCCCAACATTCTTGTGCTTGGGACGTCGGACTCTCGCAGCGATCGTGGGGGGCGTTGGTCGAGCAATGCCTCGAACCTGTCTGGTTACAGCCAAAACACGTCCAGCACGGCCACCACAGCGACGACGATAGAAGATGTCAACATCACCCGCATCAAAGCCCTCGTCGTGAAGGCGGCACTCAACATTGGTTTTGACCGCAGTGCACCGGGGGCAGATGCGCCATCCGCTCTACAATCATTCGTCAACGACCTCCCTCAGCACTCCTTTGGTGGGCTGCCCAACCAAGTCTCTTTGCTGCAGAATTACAAGAATCTCGTGTTAGCAGACGCGTCATTCCGCTCTCCGGCTACATTACCCGCCCGTGGGAAGCGGTTCAACGCTGTGGAAGTGGCCAAGAGCGTcgggtggatgatgatcagATCAGGCCAGTATAACTTTTTGAGGGATCTATACCGGCTTGTCTTCGGGTGTCAGCTAGAGGATGCCGACACGAGGAAGAATGTTTCCATTGTGGTATAA
- a CDS encoding hypothetical protein (EggNog:ENOG503P8SZ) → MSSPRPNDKSLLDRLNALKTSSVTLDHTPNTASFPTTVPPHNQPLSREDALAERLRQLRQGNTGPNMSRPEDQSPKDGLVLGSSSNASGDKPPTPLEQAHSAQPPGTPRISSDRDPKEQLVKSLPSTPSSLPSRTAIPNSENAGISWAKPSCFVGGGPEDVDDDAVQALLEDLGGGEDFNLTDGPLETGTDTKTEDQRVSELLDELAKAVPPSSGNEKDDDDNEDDNSDGEQMTAAVDKILSQTQDELTLSPNPTEPEDSGNTQPNNTDNTLNLPTVPTALQDPAPDPFEDEISSRLAALRGIGPVDPFGLPAAPTFSPEERERSTPTKKPPLGGREEKYSDEDAKTWCVVCLDDGTIKCVGCDDDLYCDRCWREMHVGPRAGYDERGHQWVKWKKGGRGGGVE, encoded by the exons ATGTCATCCCCTCGCCCAAATGACAAATCACTACTGGACCGTCTCAACGCTCTCAAAACGTCAAGTGTTACACTTGATCACACCCCGAA CACCGCTTCCTTTCCCACCACTGTGCCGCCCCACAACCAGCCACTATCCAGAGAAGATGCCCTCGCTGAGCGCCTCCGACAGCTCCGGCAGGGTAATACAGGGCCCAATATGTCCCGTCCCGAGGACCAGAGTCCTAAAGACGGCCTTGTATTAGGCTCTTCGAGCAATGCTAGTGGGgacaaaccaccaacaccgttGGAGCAAGCACATTCGGCACAGCCCCCCGGCACACCACGGATCAGCAGCGACCGAGACCCGAAAGAGCAGCTCGTAAAGAGTCTGCCATCTACACCTTCTTCACTGCCTTCGCGCACAGCAATTCCCAATTCGGAAAATGCTGGCATATCTTGGGCAAAACCCTCTTgctttgttggaggaggacccgaagatgtcgatgatgatgccgttCAGGCTCTGTTAGAAGATCtcggtgggggggaggacttcaacctcaccgaCGGCCCCCTTGAGACGGGTACTGATACGAAAACCGAAGACCAGAGAGTCTCCGAATTGTTGGATGAGCTCGCAAAGGCGGTGCCGCCGAGCTCTGGCAACGagaaagatgatgatgataatgaagACGACAACTCTGACGGCGAGCAAATGACCGCCGCCGTTGATAAGATACTGTCTCAAACCCAAGATGAACTAACCctctcacccaacccaacggAACCGGAAGACAGCGGgaacacccaacccaacaacaccgacaacaccctcaacctcccaaccgtCCCCACAGCCCTCCAAGATCCAGCCCCGGACCCCTTTGAAGATGAAATCTCCTCGCGCCTTGCCGCCCTCAGAGGAATAGGACCAGTAGACCCCTTCGGCCTACCCGCCGCCCCGACTTTCTCACCagaggagcgggagcggtCAACTCCCACCAAGAAACCGCCCCTGGGTGGCAGGGAGGAAAAGTACAGCGACGAAGACGCCAAGACTTGGTGTGTGGTTTGTCTTGATGACGGAACGATCAAGTGTGTAgggtgtgatgatgatttgtACTGTGATCGGTGCTGGAGGGAGATGCATGTGGGACCGAGGGCGGGATATGACGAGAGGGGGCATCAGTGGgtgaagtggaagaagggggggaggggaggcggggTTGAATGA
- a CDS encoding hypothetical protein (COG:P; EggNog:ENOG503NW8C), giving the protein MLASAGLLQTSLIWVAYAIAVALVLLVAIITTFTWQSPHERSVTVSIVAIVSLTSLLATVFLLPVDIALVSSTASAHLGAKKDWATPERIDGILLTLKVVYYTLYSFDALLCLIVIPFAYFWYEEYDEVEEEEGTSGAGARFWKAAKYTLGFVFLVLILFLLGFFVPAAGSGNGKHLDLDYFKRLLAANKGEKALTFGVGLLITLGTFLYTLYTGAGLALLPVSLIKSAPSISAPQLSATIATDLEHNRELQRQIEMRNAGRLDGMSQKDRRELDALLREERTLVRRERLAAETRGDGRSGVFRAWTKIQAVFRPLKLLGGILLLLLSILVWASMLITGIDKAANSICKEHCGYILGHINVFQPVNWIFVQSAKAFPVDYILMALLVLFFFGSSITGIATIGIRFLWVRVFQIKKGRTSPQALLIATVMLALIILAINYAIAMIVAPQYAIYGTQTFCVNAPRHPGEQPDCREHRDMVMPCSEVFSEPAAKDVCTPTVMSTFLNRVTINWPVFGAIDFWAQFAFLGVFMVVFVTSLFRTPRLNLNELDEEAEVDEEEGLLASTGRRFGATWGDITGRTKNRNGYGTGGGEGSNGRG; this is encoded by the coding sequence ATGTTGGCATCAGCTGGCTTGCTCCAGACCAGTCTTATTTGGGTGGCATACGCCATCGCGGTCGCCTTGGtgctcctcgtcgccattaTCACAACATTCACCTGGCAATCCCCGCATGAGCGATCTGTTACCGTGAGCATCGTCGCGATTGTCAGTCTCACCTCGCTTCTAGCAACCGTCTTCCTCCTGCCCGTTGATATTGCCCTTGTCTCGTCCACAGCCTCAGCACACCTCGGTGCTAAAAAGGACTGGGCAACGCCCGAGAGAATCGATGGAATACTCTTGACCTTGAAGGTCGTTTACTACACCCTCTACAGCTTCGATGCGTTGCTATGTCTGATCGTTATCCCATTCGCCTATTTCTGGTACGAGGAATatgatgaggttgaagaggaggagggaaccAGTGGTGCTGGCGCCCGGTTCTGGAAGGCGGCGAAGTATACGCTTGGATTCGTGTTTTTGGTCTTGATTCTGTTCCTCCTCGGTTTCTTCGTCCCTGCTGCGGGTAGTGGAAACGGCAAGCACCTTGATCTGGACTACTTCAAGCGTCTGCTCGCTGCCAACAAGGGAGAGAAGGCTTTGACATTCGGGGTCGGCCTGCTCATCACGTTGGGCACGTTTCTCTACACTCTCTATACCGGTGCTGGACTGGCTCTTCTTCCGGTCTCTCTTATCAAGTCTGCCCCGTCCATCTCCGCTCCTCAGCTTTCCGCGACGATCGCGACCGACTTGGAACATAACCGAGAGCTCCAGAGACAAATCGAAATGCGCAATGCTGGCCGTCTGGATGGCATGTCTCAGAAGGACAGGAGGGAGCTGGACGCCTTGCTACGTGAGGAGCGCACTCTCGTGAGAAGGGAAAGACTTGCGGCCGAAACCCGTGGTGACGGCCGAAGTGGTGTTTTCCGCGCCTGGACCAAGATTCAAGCTGTCTTCCGTCCTCTCAAGCTCCTGGGCGGTATCTTGCTACTGCTGCTCTCGATCTTGGTCTGGGCCTCCATGCTCATCACTGGCATCGACAAGGCGGCCAACTCTATCTGCAAAGAACACTGCGGCTACATCCTCGGTCACATCAACGTCTTCCAGCCGGTCAACTGGATCTTTGTCCAGTCTGCCAAGGCTTTCCCCGTTGACTACATCCTGATGGCTctgttggttttgtttttcttcgGCAGCTCAATCACTGGTATCGCCACCATTGGCATCAGGTTCTTGTGGGTGAGAGTCTTCCAAATCAAAAAGGGAAGAACATCACCCCAAGCACTACTCATCGCAACAGTGATGCTCGCGTTGATTATCCTGGCTATCAATTATGCTATTGCCATGATTGTCGCCCCTCAGTACGCCATCTACGGCACGCAAACCTTTTGCGTCAACGCACCTCGCCACCCAGGAGAACAACCCGACTGCCGTGAACACAGGGACATGGTCATGCCTTGCTCAGAAGTCTTTTCCGAGCCAGCAGCGAAAGATGTCTGCACGCCCACGGTGATGAGTACCTTCCTCAACAGAGTGACGATCAACTGGCCCGTGTTTGGGGCGATTGACTTCTGGGCGCAGTTTGCCTTTTTGGGCGTGTTtatggtggtgtttgtgacGAGTTTGTTCAGGACGCCGAGGTTGAACTTGAACgagttggatgaggaggccgaggtggatgaagaggagggccTGTTGGCCAGCactgggaggaggtttggtgCTACTTGGGGGGATATCACTGGAAGGACGAAGAACAGGAATGGGTATGGGactgggggtggggaggggtcgaatgggaggggttga